CGCCGCTTGGACTCGCTGGTCATGCGCGCCGCGGATGCGACGCGCGTGCCGGCGGGCGCTGCGCTCGCAGTCGATCGCGAGGCCTTCTCGCGCGCCGTCACCGACGCGGTGACAGCGAATCCGCTCATCACCATCGTCCGCGAAGAGGTCCCGCGCGTGCCGCCGGCCGGTGGGGCGTGGTCGCCCATCGTCATCGCGACCGGCCCGCTGACGTCCGACGCGCTGTCGGCGGACATTCAAGCGCTCGTCGGCGACGAGCACCTGTCCTTCTACGACGCGATCAGCCCGATTGTCCTGGCGGAGACGATCGAC
This genomic interval from Luteitalea sp. contains the following:
- the gid gene encoding methylenetetrahydrofolate--tRNA-(uracil(54)-C(5))-methyltransferase (FADH(2)-oxidizing) TrmFO (TrmFO; Gid; glucose-inhibited division protein; similar to GidA; the gene from Bacillus subtilis encodes a tRNA-methyltransferase that utilizes folate as the carbon donor and bound flavin as reductant; modifies tRNA at position 54 (uridine) of the T-psi loop to form a C5-methyluridine), which produces RRLDSLVMRAADATRVPAGAALAVDREAFSRAVTDAVTANPLITIVREEVPRVPPAGGAWSPIVIATGPLTSDALSADIQALVGDEHLSFYDAISPIVLAETIDHSRVFRASRWGRSLRGSAEADLSAVARSAKVEASALRTDEAVEPEGDYLNCPFNKSEYDAFYDAL